A genomic window from Prosthecobacter sp. SYSU 5D2 includes:
- a CDS encoding lysine--tRNA ligase — MQPAPEHTESELLQFRRHKLEELQKRGIAAFGGKFEVSHDPGTLKANFTEGLEVRIAGRILSRRQMGKATFFDVGDISGRIQCYLSKNDVGEEVYDLFVHQIDIGDFVAIAGLSFVTKKGENSVHVKTLAPMGKALRPLPDKWHGIADREIKYRQRYLDLISNDRSREIFVTRSKMVAEIRNFLHGRDFMEVETPMMQDVPGGAAARPFETYFNALDQKMYLRIAPELYLKRLLVGGFTRVFELNRNFRNEGVSRRHNPEFTMLEAYWAFSDFEQMADLVESLICHLAEKFCGGLRIKRNRSTEIRAILFMIPRLVQEHHLTLTPEAATEFQAVVAAAHKALNELDHHNATAVAQGTREELRRFLGLCEGGFNEGQRGFFAGMMAKLETLCEDAFIDLSRPWKRTPYRDLVKGAAGEDWFTLDKDAKVARAQGLGVHEIHAGDEHYELDQKVFEKLVEEKSFNPLFVTHVPKELVPLAKQNTADESVVDVYELVINGQEISPGYSELNDPIVQRERLEHQAGEEIQKIDEEFITALEHGMPPAGGIGIGIDRLIMMLTGAESIRDVVLFPQLKRKAD; from the coding sequence ATGCAACCTGCTCCTGAACACACTGAATCCGAACTGCTCCAATTTCGCCGCCACAAGCTGGAGGAGCTGCAGAAACGGGGGATTGCGGCGTTTGGGGGGAAGTTTGAGGTGTCGCATGATCCGGGGACGCTGAAGGCGAATTTCACGGAGGGGTTGGAGGTCCGCATCGCGGGGCGCATTCTGTCGCGCCGGCAGATGGGGAAGGCGACGTTCTTCGATGTGGGGGACATTTCGGGCCGCATTCAGTGCTACCTGAGCAAGAATGATGTGGGCGAGGAGGTCTATGATCTTTTTGTCCACCAGATTGATATTGGCGATTTTGTGGCCATTGCGGGCCTGAGCTTTGTGACGAAGAAGGGGGAGAATTCCGTCCATGTGAAGACGCTGGCGCCGATGGGCAAGGCGCTGCGGCCGCTGCCGGACAAGTGGCACGGGATCGCGGACCGGGAGATCAAGTACCGCCAGCGGTATCTGGACCTGATTTCGAATGACCGGAGCCGGGAGATCTTTGTGACGCGCAGCAAGATGGTGGCGGAGATCCGCAACTTTCTGCATGGGCGCGATTTCATGGAAGTGGAGACGCCGATGATGCAGGACGTTCCCGGCGGGGCGGCGGCGCGGCCGTTTGAGACGTATTTCAATGCGCTGGACCAGAAGATGTATTTGCGCATCGCGCCGGAGCTTTATTTGAAAAGGCTGCTGGTAGGCGGCTTCACGCGGGTGTTCGAGCTGAACCGGAATTTCCGCAATGAGGGGGTGAGCCGGCGGCACAATCCGGAGTTCACGATGCTGGAGGCGTATTGGGCTTTCTCGGACTTTGAGCAGATGGCGGATCTGGTGGAAAGCCTGATCTGCCATCTGGCGGAGAAGTTCTGCGGCGGGCTGCGCATCAAGCGGAACCGGTCCACGGAGATCCGGGCCATTTTGTTCATGATTCCGCGTCTGGTCCAGGAGCATCATCTGACGCTGACGCCGGAAGCGGCGACGGAATTCCAGGCGGTGGTAGCAGCGGCGCACAAGGCGCTGAATGAGCTGGATCACCACAATGCGACGGCGGTGGCGCAGGGCACGCGGGAGGAGCTGCGGCGCTTCCTGGGGCTGTGCGAGGGCGGCTTTAATGAGGGGCAGCGGGGCTTCTTTGCGGGCATGATGGCGAAGCTGGAGACGCTGTGCGAGGACGCGTTCATTGACCTGAGCCGGCCGTGGAAAAGGACGCCCTATCGGGACCTCGTCAAAGGGGCCGCCGGGGAGGACTGGTTCACGCTGGACAAGGACGCCAAGGTGGCGCGTGCGCAGGGTCTGGGCGTGCATGAGATCCATGCGGGCGATGAACACTATGAGCTGGACCAGAAGGTCTTTGAAAAGCTGGTGGAAGAGAAGAGTTTCAACCCTCTCTTCGTCACCCATGTGCCGAAGGAACTGGTGCCGCTGGCCAAGCAGAACACGGCGGATGAGTCCGTGGTGGATGTGTATGAACTGGTCATCAATGGCCAGGAGATCAGTCCTGGGTATTCCGAGCTGAACGATCCCATCGTGCAGCGCGAGCGCCTGGAGCATCAGGCGGGCGAGGAGATCCAGAAGATTGACGAGGAATTTATCACCGCGCTGGAGCACGGCATGCCGCCTGCGGGTGGCATTGGCATCGGCATTGACCGGCTGATCATGATGCTGACGGGCGCGGAGAGCATCCGCGATGTCGTCCTTTTCCCACAGCTGAAGCGGAAAGCGGACTAA
- a CDS encoding type II toxin-antitoxin system RelE/ParE family toxin: MKTVVFNPVAIEDLDEITHYIAQDNSVAAEAVRWDILDTAESLAHQPGLGIRPRFSAVRFAGIRFLPSNQYPNYLLFYRELEDEIEVLRILHGSRNLPALFE, from the coding sequence ATGAAGACGGTTGTATTCAATCCTGTGGCGATTGAAGATCTGGACGAAATCACCCACTACATTGCTCAAGACAACTCGGTCGCAGCGGAAGCTGTGAGGTGGGATATTCTGGATACGGCCGAGAGCCTTGCCCATCAGCCAGGCTTGGGCATTCGCCCCCGGTTCAGTGCGGTGCGCTTCGCCGGCATTCGATTCCTTCCGTCGAACCAGTATCCAAACTATCTTCTTTTTTATCGCGAGCTGGAGGATGAAATCGAAGTGCTGAGGATCCTGCATGGTTCAAGGAATCTTCCTGCCCTCTTTGAATAA
- a CDS encoding FRG domain-containing protein has product MKSIQSEREFSQALNLWGDDVIYRGQVKHYTKDNTTSITTSFKRNGCHPPSMQRWLHYCGEALHSLNCVEDTEDIAMEWIQALLQHYGWRSFYIDVTKDISVAAWFACNVYESKNFVNLEEDCNEVGVLSIVNKAHYVPSVKDGYIYVISKNALNKCGVGVIDLCLIEPNDFKPRYSCQKGLLIGPCDELPPETILDVLKVDLEVLKSISKQHALDNLFPGRDKDVIYKILLSVPFTPLPSTDSSRIAVYRRALQIPEYDFRFTKINSSNVAYYSGEMIFKEPDEIADIIVHASGFLLYHTTIDIDDDISGLLSLLGGGGKLIVECSDLLRLPPFHDSPLYIKGAHLQLFENGDICISGMSVQQSGTQITSMQIDNGWYYRQVNNRLIKVPDPRDCPCNYKRRHLLIVTILKKANLDLVNGKIFFDKGIYHY; this is encoded by the coding sequence ATGAAATCGATTCAAAGTGAAAGAGAATTTTCGCAAGCATTAAATTTGTGGGGAGATGATGTAATTTATCGAGGTCAGGTGAAACATTACACCAAGGATAATACAACATCAATTACAACATCCTTCAAACGTAACGGGTGTCATCCTCCCTCTATGCAGAGATGGCTTCACTACTGTGGGGAAGCTTTGCACAGTCTAAATTGTGTAGAAGATACTGAAGATATTGCAATGGAATGGATTCAAGCACTATTGCAACACTACGGGTGGCGGTCATTTTATATTGATGTTACAAAGGATATCAGCGTGGCTGCATGGTTTGCATGCAATGTATATGAAAGTAAAAATTTTGTTAATTTAGAAGAGGACTGTAATGAGGTCGGTGTGCTGTCCATTGTTAATAAAGCTCATTATGTGCCAAGCGTAAAAGATGGCTATATTTATGTTATCTCGAAAAATGCACTCAACAAATGCGGGGTGGGCGTTATAGATTTGTGCCTTATCGAGCCCAACGACTTTAAACCCCGCTATTCTTGTCAAAAAGGTCTATTAATCGGGCCATGTGATGAGCTTCCTCCGGAGACTATTTTAGATGTTTTAAAAGTTGATTTGGAGGTTTTGAAAAGCATTTCAAAACAACATGCCTTAGACAACTTGTTTCCAGGTCGGGATAAAGATGTCATTTATAAAATTCTTTTGTCGGTTCCATTTACGCCGCTACCATCCACAGATTCGAGCCGAATAGCAGTATATAGAAGAGCTCTGCAAATCCCAGAGTATGACTTCAGATTCACAAAGATAAATAGTTCAAATGTGGCTTACTACAGCGGTGAAATGATTTTTAAGGAGCCTGATGAAATTGCAGATATAATAGTACATGCGTCTGGATTTTTACTTTACCATACAACTATTGACATAGACGATGATATTAGCGGATTATTATCGCTGCTGGGTGGTGGAGGAAAGCTGATTGTAGAGTGCAGCGACTTATTGAGACTCCCCCCGTTCCACGACAGTCCACTGTACATAAAGGGTGCGCATCTTCAATTGTTTGAAAACGGGGATATTTGCATCAGTGGAATGTCTGTCCAACAAAGCGGCACTCAAATAACAAGTATGCAGATAGACAATGGTTGGTATTATCGCCAGGTAAATAATCGGCTGATTAAGGTCCCTGATCCTAGAGATTGTCCGTGTAATTATAAACGCAGACACCTGCTGATCGTTACTATATTAAAAAAAGCTAATTTAGATTTAGTTAATGGAAAGATTTTTTTCGATAAAGGTATCTATCATTACTGA
- a CDS encoding N-acetylmuramoyl-L-alanine amidase-like domain-containing protein, whose translation MNRRTLLQALAASSLPGLLAAGEHLPQNLTFINPGKFDRIVDRALREDWQRLPIGERMTRAALAMEGTPYVGFTLEIHDRIESPSVNFDGQDCWTFFEIALGLARMLARKQARYMPADLLRQIETTRYRGGVCNGGYLDRIHYLDEWFRDNQKRGHLKNITASLGRTMPLEGRRIDEMTVLWKSYRYLKNNPGLRQGMAEIEAELQKHPFYFLPKEAVQAAEPRLQNGDIIGIVTRKPHVYCSHVGLAVRTADGVCRFMHASQTHKRVLVDKSVSAYLADFKSHAGIVVARPLE comes from the coding sequence ATGAACCGCCGCACCCTCCTCCAGGCCCTGGCTGCCAGCTCCCTGCCGGGCCTTCTGGCGGCGGGTGAGCACCTGCCGCAGAACCTGACTTTCATCAACCCGGGCAAATTTGACCGCATCGTGGACCGGGCGCTGCGGGAGGACTGGCAGCGGCTGCCCATCGGTGAGCGGATGACCCGCGCGGCGCTGGCCATGGAGGGCACGCCTTATGTCGGGTTCACCCTGGAGATCCATGACCGCATCGAATCTCCCAGTGTGAATTTTGACGGGCAGGACTGCTGGACGTTTTTCGAGATCGCCCTGGGCCTGGCGCGCATGCTGGCCCGGAAGCAGGCGCGCTACATGCCGGCGGATCTGCTGCGGCAGATCGAGACGACGCGCTATCGCGGCGGCGTCTGCAACGGCGGTTACCTGGACCGCATCCACTACCTGGACGAGTGGTTCCGGGATAACCAAAAGCGTGGTCATTTAAAAAACATCACCGCCAGCCTGGGGCGGACGATGCCGCTGGAAGGGCGGCGCATTGATGAAATGACGGTGCTGTGGAAGAGCTACCGCTACCTGAAAAACAACCCTGGCCTGCGCCAGGGCATGGCGGAGATCGAGGCGGAACTGCAAAAACACCCGTTCTATTTTCTGCCCAAGGAGGCCGTGCAGGCCGCCGAGCCGCGCCTCCAAAACGGCGACATCATCGGCATCGTCACCCGCAAGCCGCATGTGTATTGCAGCCATGTGGGCCTGGCGGTGCGCACGGCGGACGGCGTGTGCCGTTTCATGCACGCCTCTCAGACGCATAAGCGCGTGCTGGTGGACAAGTCCGTGTCCGCCTACCTGGCCGACTTCAAAAGCCATGCGGGAATCGTGGTGGCGCGGCCGCTGGAATGA
- a CDS encoding sigma-70 family RNA polymerase sigma factor: MFHDLSVGGKASFPETRWSLVLAASGDDVTRRREAMAELCRQYWYPLYAYVRRRGSSPEDAQDITQGFFEHLLERQVIERLGGADKGKLRSYLLTAIQNWMTKQYRKNSAQKRGGGTVFSMDSLTAEERYKLEPTHVDTPERLYERRWALMVLDQAIARLRADYESAGKGELAAVLIPMLSRGEAKVPMAQLAAQAEVTEGHARVLLYRIRKHFRSALCEVISQTVNGEAEVAEELRHLQAILMK; encoded by the coding sequence GTGTTTCACGATCTGTCAGTAGGCGGGAAGGCGAGCTTTCCTGAGACGCGATGGAGCCTCGTCCTGGCTGCCAGCGGCGATGATGTGACGCGGCGTCGGGAGGCGATGGCGGAGCTGTGCCGGCAGTATTGGTATCCGCTGTATGCCTATGTGCGGCGGCGGGGCTCCTCGCCGGAGGATGCGCAGGACATCACCCAGGGGTTCTTTGAGCATTTGCTGGAGCGGCAGGTGATCGAGCGGCTGGGCGGGGCGGACAAGGGCAAGCTACGGTCCTATCTGCTGACGGCGATCCAGAACTGGATGACGAAGCAGTATCGCAAAAATTCCGCGCAGAAGAGAGGTGGGGGGACGGTCTTTTCCATGGACTCGCTGACGGCGGAGGAGCGGTACAAACTGGAGCCGACGCATGTGGACACGCCGGAGCGGCTGTATGAGCGGCGGTGGGCGCTGATGGTGCTGGACCAGGCCATCGCCCGGCTGCGGGCGGACTATGAATCGGCGGGGAAGGGGGAGCTGGCGGCGGTGCTCATCCCGATGCTGAGCCGTGGGGAGGCGAAGGTGCCGATGGCGCAGCTTGCCGCCCAGGCGGAGGTGACGGAGGGCCATGCGCGCGTGCTGCTGTATCGCATCCGCAAACACTTCCGCTCCGCCCTGTGCGAGGTGATCTCCCAGACGGTAAACGGGGAGGCGGAGGTGGCGGAGGAGCTGCGGCACCTGCAGGCCATTTTGATGAAATGA
- a CDS encoding macro domain-containing protein: MIEFTQGNLLEARAEALVNTVNTQGVMGKGIALQFKQAFPTMYREYERACAAGEVELGKMHVVDLGGLVGGPRWIINFPTKGHWRARSKITDVDKGLQDLVRVIRANGIRSIALPPLGCGLGGLDWNDVRPRIEAALSQVPEVKALVFAPGAAPAAEAMPNRTERPKMTIGQAALIALMDRYLKGLLDPFVSLLEIHKLLYFLQAAGQPLRLKYTAQTYGPYATNLRQVLIRMEKHYTQGYGDGRDTPTKPIELLPGAVEQAEAFLAADSDTVQRMNCVTTLIEGYEDGYGLELLSSVHWVMTHQPAARTDADVAVRAVQSWNTRKNRTLKEEHLLKAWHRLTDFGWDKAVNV; this comes from the coding sequence ATGATCGAGTTCACCCAAGGCAATTTGCTAGAAGCCCGCGCTGAAGCACTGGTGAACACAGTGAATACCCAGGGCGTGATGGGCAAAGGCATCGCCCTCCAGTTCAAACAGGCGTTTCCCACCATGTACCGCGAGTATGAACGCGCCTGTGCCGCAGGCGAGGTGGAGCTTGGCAAGATGCATGTGGTGGATCTCGGCGGACTGGTGGGCGGCCCCCGCTGGATCATCAACTTTCCGACCAAAGGCCACTGGCGCGCCAGAAGCAAGATCACGGATGTGGACAAAGGCCTTCAGGATCTGGTGCGCGTGATCCGTGCAAACGGCATCCGGTCCATCGCCCTGCCGCCTCTGGGCTGCGGCCTGGGCGGACTGGACTGGAATGACGTGCGCCCGCGCATTGAGGCAGCTCTTTCCCAGGTGCCTGAAGTCAAGGCCTTGGTCTTTGCGCCAGGCGCTGCACCTGCCGCCGAGGCCATGCCAAACCGCACGGAGCGGCCCAAGATGACCATCGGACAGGCCGCGCTGATCGCACTGATGGACCGCTATTTAAAGGGCCTGCTGGATCCCTTTGTCAGCCTGCTGGAGATTCACAAACTGCTCTACTTCCTCCAGGCCGCCGGGCAGCCGCTCCGGCTCAAATACACCGCCCAGACCTACGGCCCCTATGCCACCAACCTGCGGCAGGTGCTGATCCGCATGGAGAAACACTACACCCAGGGCTATGGCGACGGCAGGGACACGCCCACCAAACCCATCGAGCTGCTGCCAGGAGCGGTGGAGCAGGCCGAAGCCTTCCTGGCCGCCGACTCCGATACGGTGCAACGGATGAACTGCGTCACCACCCTGATCGAAGGTTATGAAGATGGCTACGGCCTGGAACTGCTAAGTTCAGTCCACTGGGTCATGACCCACCAGCCCGCCGCAAGGACCGATGCCGATGTGGCCGTCAGGGCCGTCCAGTCCTGGAACACCCGCAAGAACCGGACACTGAAAGAAGAGCATCTGCTAAAAGCCTGGCACCGCCTCACCGATTTCGGCTGGGACAAAGCGGTGAATGTCTAA
- a CDS encoding DUF4433 domain-containing protein, protein MSLRPEQTAIYHITDVENLASILAAGGLFSDARLAQKQPGTVIGYTHIKERRMKEIRVPCCHNRFVGEFVPFYFCPRSPMLYTLNRGNTGRPEGCQRTVVHLVSHVAAGIRLGRPWAVSDGNAGAFYTSFHASLEALADLDWSAIRTNDWRGRTHQKTAEFLVADSFPWTGIQAIGCHNAVVAGQVRDLLHNQAHKPLVSVQPGWYY, encoded by the coding sequence ATGAGTCTGCGTCCAGAGCAAACGGCCATCTACCACATTACCGATGTGGAGAATCTGGCCAGCATTCTGGCAGCGGGAGGTTTGTTTTCGGATGCACGCCTGGCGCAAAAGCAGCCAGGCACGGTAATTGGTTATACACACATCAAGGAAAGGCGGATGAAGGAGATCCGGGTGCCATGCTGCCATAACCGTTTTGTCGGAGAGTTTGTACCATTTTATTTCTGCCCGCGCTCGCCAATGCTTTACACCCTGAACCGTGGCAACACCGGCCGCCCGGAAGGGTGCCAACGCACGGTGGTTCATCTCGTCAGCCATGTGGCAGCAGGAATTCGTTTAGGCCGTCCCTGGGCGGTGAGTGACGGCAACGCAGGCGCATTTTACACCTCATTCCATGCCTCACTTGAGGCACTTGCGGATCTGGACTGGTCCGCCATCCGCACGAATGACTGGCGGGGCCGAACTCATCAAAAAACGGCGGAGTTTCTGGTGGCGGACAGCTTTCCCTGGACGGGCATTCAGGCGATTGGCTGCCACAATGCAGTCGTGGCTGGACAGGTCCGCGATTTGCTTCACAATCAGGCCCACAAGCCGCTGGTCAGTGTCCAGCCCGGCTGGTACTATTAA